Below is a window of Hydrogenimonas thermophila DNA.
GAGAGATATGTCGGAGTTTATAAAGAGTATTAAGCTTAAACTTATCATTATATTTTTACTTCCTGCAGTGGGTATGCTATATTTTTCTTTTGGATATGTGCATGAAAAGATATCTATGTATCAAAATACACGCTATCTTGAAAAAATTGTAGAGTATGTAAAAATAAGTTCTAGTCTAATAAGTGAATTACAGCGTGAACGAGGTTTAAGCATTGCATTTATCTCTAAAGAATCCTCTTATTTTTATAATGAACTAAAAAAGCAGAGAATTAAAAGTGATGAAGCATTTATACAATTTAATGCTCTTTTAAAAAACTACACTGAACTATATGATGAAAAAGATATAAAAACAATATTAGAACACTATACAGATATTAGAACTTATAGAAAAAATATTGACAATAAGACTATTTCAATATTTGATGTTTTAAATTTTTATAGCAAAATTGTTACTAACTTGATTGAAAGTACAG
It encodes the following:
- a CDS encoding nitrate- and nitrite sensing domain-containing protein encodes the protein MSEFIKSIKLKLIIIFLLPAVGMLYFSFGYVHEKISMYQNTRYLEKIVEYVKISSSLISELQRERGLSIAFISKESSYFYNELKKQRIKSDEAFIQFNALLKNYTELYDEKDIKTILEHYTDIRTYRKNIDNKTISIFDVLNFYSKIVTNLIESTDVLKAQFINKSFFNLIVCFNDLLKLTEVSGKERAIVSYILETENLTPKLYNILLSLEIEYKELKKRFLRESSIQALALYNNKVNTAKSDEILNIY